In a single window of the Fusarium falciforme chromosome 3, complete sequence genome:
- a CDS encoding Cyclin-dependent kinase 1, whose amino-acid sequence MENYQKLEKIGEGTYGVVYKARDLANNGRIVALKKIRLEAEDEGVPSTAIREISLLKEMRDPNIVRLFNIVHADGHKLYLVFEFLDLDLKKYMEALPVSDGGRGKALPEGSSPHLMQLGLGDQVVRKFMLQLCDGVKYCHSHRILHRDLKPQNLLIDKEGNLKLADFGLARAFGVPLRTYTHEVVTLWYRAPEILLGGRQYSTGVDMWSVGCIFAEMCTRKPLFPGDSEIDEIFKIFRTLGTPSEEVWPGVTSYPDFKSSFPKWQRDYNNVLCHSLDDAGLELLEMMLVYDPAGRISAKAACNHPYFEEYIQQEQHASNQSNGYYH is encoded by the exons ATGGAGAACTACCAAAAGTTGGAAAAGATTGGTGAAG GCACCTACGGTGTCGTCTACAAGGCCCGAGACCTCGCCAACAATGGTCGCATCGTCGCCCTCAAGAAGATCcgcctcgaggccgaggatgaaGGAGTCCCCAGCACCGCCATCCGCGAGATCTCCCTACTCAAGGAGATGCGAGATCCCAACATTGTCCGTCTCTTTAACATCGTGCACGCCGATGGCCACAAGCTATACCTCGTCTTCGAgttcctcgacctcgacctcaAGAAGTACATGGAGGCTCTTCCTGTGAGCGATGGTGGTCGAGGCAAGGCCCTCCCCGAGGGCTCTTCGCCGCATCTGATGCAGCTCGGTCTCGGTGACCAAGTCGTCCGCAAGTTCATGCTCCAGCTTTGCGATGGCGTCAAGTACTGCCACTCCCACCGCATCTTGCACCGCGATCTCAAGCCCCAGAACCTCCTCATCGACAAGGAGGGCAACCTCAAGCTCGCCGATTTCGGTCTTGCCCGCGCCTTTGGTGTTCCGCTGCGCACATACACCCACGAGGTCGTCACCCTGTGGTACCGCGCCCCCGAGATTCTGCTGGGTGGACGTCAGTACTCGACTGGCGTCGACATGTGGTCCGTCGGTTGCATCTTTGCCGAGATGTGCACACGAAAGCCCCTCTTCCCTGGTGACTCGGAGATTGACGAGATCTTCAAGATCTTCCG GACGCTTGGAACACCCTCGGAGGAAGTCTGGCCTGGTGTCACATCGTACCCCGACTTCAAGTCATCCTTCCCCAAGTGGCAGCGTGACTACAACAATGTCCTCTGCCACAGCCTCGACGACGCcggcctcgagcttctcgagatGATGCTCGTCTACGACCCTGCCGGACGCATCTCGGCCAAGGCAGCTTGCAACCACCCTTACTTTGAG
- a CDS encoding UPF0029 domain-containing protein, producing the protein MATQNDLQELLRLFTARKMSMMAAMGQVKALQTKNLRSIAQIADASLATVEEALGGDAKAAKSLHTACKAHGKKSGGKRAAEDGGVGAGAKKPKLEAHRRDLDYSAMSGDELEAALELPLEEDEEVIRNTTVVTNRAPLMLAFVVELLRFTMPEQPPSSRLSLAQAVVSANSRSKAVSIGIEKAPPGGEQKIPEGQPKISIMGRQVPVLKRGGYTWSGSSQPSSSNASSVTLQGSPPKPKSWTASQKLSSKGSVFIAHAIPVSSPSARPALFKSLMAEKPELETATHNAWAIRTSFGNSPLKQEASFDDGESGCGNFLLQQLRELDISNTLVVLTRWYGGVMLGPDRWRLMRECLNDALSSQKRISSLNGEPVWALDTEDKKPTTSTVGMAIHRPEGARNYILRAFAPPETGVKKTVAAANEEKQEHLGRVLGALRLLFASWADTLGRDDLDRRAWSWYMSVRPDVDAGPAGWGAKGTLKLEKILDLRRKESA; encoded by the exons ATGGCAACTCAGAATGACCTCCAAGAGTTGCTACGCCTGTTCACGGCGCGCAAAATGTCCATGATGGCCGCCATGGGCCAAGTAAAAGCCCTTCAGACAAAGAACCTCCGAAG CATCGCGCAGATCGCCGATGCGTCCCTGGCAACAGTCGAGGAAGCTCTCGGTGGAGATGCCAAGGCGGCAAAGAGCCTGCACACGGCGTGCAAGGCGCACGGGAAGAAGTCCGGCGGGAAACGCGCGGCGGAGGATGGGGGAGTCGGTGCTGGGGCGAAGAAACCCAAGTTGGAGGCGCATCGACGGGATCTTGACTACAGCGCCATGTCCGGCGATGAGCTTGAGGCAGCGTTGGAACTACCCCTagaggaggacgaagaggTCATTCGGAATACGACTGTTGTGACGAACAGGGCGCCCCTGATGTTGGCGTTTGTGGTTGAGCTGTTGCGATTCACAATGCCAGAGCAACCACCAAGCAGCCGGTTGAGTCTGGCTCAGGCCGTGGTGAGCGCCAACTCGCGGTCGAAAGCTGTGAGTATAGGCATTGAAAAGGCACCTCCAGGAGGTGAGCAGAAGATCCCGGAAGGCCAGCCAAAGATCAGCATCATGGGCCGTCAAGTCCCGGTCCTCAAGCGAGGCGGCTACACCTGGTCCGGCTCATCACAACCGTCGTCGTCCAACGCCTCTTCAGTCACACTTCAAGGAAGCCCACCGAAACCCAAGAGCTGGACCGCAAGCCAGAAACTGAGCTCGAAAGGATCCGTCTTTATAGCTCACGCCATCCCCGtatcatcaccatctgcaCGGCCAGCACTTTTTAAGTCTCTGATGGCTGAGAAGCCCGAGCTCGAAACTGCGACTCACAACGCCTGGGCTATCCGGACAAGCTTTGGGAACTCGCCCCTGAAGCAAGAAGCATCTTTTGACGATGGCGAGTCGGGTTGTGGAAATTTCCTGCTTCAGCAATTGCGCGAACTTGACATCAGCAACACGTTGGTTGTGCTCACGAGATGGTATGGCGGCGTGATGCTTGGTCCAGATCGATGGCGCCTCATGAGAGAGTGTCTCAACGACGCCCTGTCATCCCAGAAGCGCATATCCAGCCTCAACGGGGAACCTGTGTGGGCACTCGACACGGAGGATAAGAAGCCCACGACCTCGACGGTGGGCATGGCTATCCACCGACCCGAAGGAGCACGGAACTACATTCTCCGAGCCTTTGCGCCGCCAGAAACAGGAGTCAAGAAGACAGTTGCCGCAGCCAATGAGGAGAAACAAGAGCACCTGGGCCGCGTGCTAGGCGCGCTGCGGCTGCTGTTTGCGAGCTGGGCAGACACGCTGGGCCGAGATGATCTGGACAGACGGGCCTGGAGCTGGTATATGAGCGTGCGGCCAGACGTGGATGCTGGGCCGGCAGGCTGGGGTGCCAAGGGAACGTTGAAGTTGGAAAAGATACTGGATCTAAGGCGTAAGGAGAGCGCGTGA